TTTCTGTCAAATTTGATTGGTCAAAAGGGGATGTTGTCTTTCTCCACTTTTAACTTCAAGGCTGCCTCTCTTAACCTCTCCCCCTTCTTCATCCGTTCTTACaaaggtattattattattatttttctgaAAGAGTTAGGATTCTTTGAACTaaaaatattaatcaagatgGTTACTTTTGCACTTAATCTGCAAAAGTTTGAAAGATTATAAGCTAAAGTTGTTTTAATAGCATTTTCCCAACTCATGTGTTGGAAAGTTGAATTGGGCATTGATTATTTGCATATTTATCTTGTTGTTTTAAAGGTGCTTCTCATGAGGCTGCTTGTTTAAGCACTTCTTCACCAGATGGTGTTAGTTTAGTTGGGAAAGAACAGTATGGTGTGGAAACTCATACATATCGATACGATGGCTCAAGCACAAACTTTGGTAGTAGCATTTTGTTTAGGGAAAAGCGAGTTCTCGATGCATTTGATGATGAGTATGGTGGTGTTGTTGTAAATCCAGAGAAACTACCATCCGATACGGATGTTTTCGTCTCTATTCTTCGATCATCTCTTTCACTTTGGAGGACAGAGGTGAAATAAACCTCATATATGATATACCCTCTAGCTATTTAAAAAACATATTCCCAAAATATGCCCTTGTGTTAGGCTCTTACAATGTGTTTATTCATTCCGATCGCAGGGTAAGAAAGGAATTTGGCTAAAGTTGCCTGTAGAAAAATGTGATCTTGTTCCTATAGCAATAAGGGTAAGTTCCTTTTGGGCTTTGTTATTCATCTTCATAATTTAAAGAAACGTATGCAAGATTAAAGTGAAATAATGAAAGACTTTGGCTTTTCGTATTCGTTACAGGAAGGGTTTCAGTACCATCATGCGGAAAGAGGATACGTTATGATGACATATTGGATTCCGGATGAACCATGTATGCTACCTGCCAATGCTTCCCATCAAGTAGGGGTCGGGGGTTTCGTGATGAATGACAAGAATGAGGTAAGTGTTCCATGTTTCATGAATCTAACTTGACATGTTATTTATGAATTTGCGAAAGTTAAGAAAAATGTTGTTGGGTGCAGGTTCTTGTGGTCCAAGAGAAACACTGTGCACCTGAGCTTGCTGGGCTTTGGAAGTTACCAACTGGATTCATTCTTGAGGTGTGCATTGTTACACTTAATCTTACACTTGCTTTCTACATAACTCACATTtacatttttttaaaagaaattgTTTTTCCTTTTGATGTTAAACAGTCAGAGGAGATATTCAGTGGAGCGGTGAGAGAAGTGAAAGAGGAAACCGGGGTAAGAATCCATAAAAATAAAATGGTAACTTTTATTAGTTTGTTAACTGAGGTCTAAAGTTGTATGCTTAATTTTTCTTTTGCAGATTGATACTGAGTTTTTGGAAGTTATAGCTTTCAGGCATGCGCACAATGTGGCTTTTGAAAAATCCGATTTGTTCTTCATCTGTATGCTGAGACCAGTTTCAAGTGATATCAAGATTGATGATCTTGAAGTTCAAGCAGCCAAGGTAAAATCTGTGATATGTGTCGGTTTTCAAATAAAAAGTTAGAAAATATCTGTAAAAATCAAATAGCTTGCTCCATTTTGTTGCTCTACACATGATATTAATTATCAAAGGATTGAGGGTTATTCTGATATTTGTAGTGGATGGCACTTAGGGAGTTTGTTGAACAACCGTTAATCAAAGGAGACAATATGTTCAAGAAGATCATCGACATGTGCATTGCTAGGATGGGGAAGCGCTACTGTGGATTATCTGTCCATAAAGTGGTGTCTAAGTTCGACAACAGATTATCTTCCTTGTATTATAACGTTGTTGATG
The Helianthus annuus cultivar XRQ/B chromosome 6, HanXRQr2.0-SUNRISE, whole genome shotgun sequence genome window above contains:
- the LOC110864304 gene encoding nudix hydrolase 8 isoform X3, which translates into the protein MDLKLFDPKSVFLSNLIGQKGMLSFSTFNFKAASLNLSPFFIRSYKGASHEAACLSTSSPDGVSLVGKEQYGVETHTYRYDGSSTNFGSSILFREKRVLDAFDDEYGGVVVNPEKLPSDTDVFVSILRSSLSLWRTEGKKGIWLKLPVEKCDLVPIAIREGFQYHHAERGYVMMTYWIPDEPCMLPANASHQVGVGGFVMNDKNEVLVVQEKHCAPELAGLWKLPTGFILEVCIVTLNLTLAFYITHIYIFLKEIVFPFDVKQSEEIFSGAVREVKEETGIDTEFLEVIAFRHAHNVAFEKSDLFFICMLRPVSSDIKIDDLEVQAAKGVC
- the LOC110864304 gene encoding nudix hydrolase 8 isoform X1, which codes for MDLKLFDPKSVFLSNLIGQKGMLSFSTFNFKAASLNLSPFFIRSYKGASHEAACLSTSSPDGVSLVGKEQYGVETHTYRYDGSSTNFGSSILFREKRVLDAFDDEYGGVVVNPEKLPSDTDVFVSILRSSLSLWRTEGKKGIWLKLPVEKCDLVPIAIREGFQYHHAERGYVMMTYWIPDEPCMLPANASHQVGVGGFVMNDKNEVLVVQEKHCAPELAGLWKLPTGFILEVCIVTLNLTLAFYITHIYIFLKEIVFPFDVKQSEEIFSGAVREVKEETGIDTEFLEVIAFRHAHNVAFEKSDLFFICMLRPVSSDIKIDDLEVQAAKWMALREFVEQPLIKGDNMFKKIIDMCIARMGKRYCGLSVHKVVSKFDNRLSSLYYNVVDDQRLGCSSHDSCTST
- the LOC110864304 gene encoding nudix hydrolase 8 isoform X2, translating into MDLKLFDPKSVFLSNLIGQKGMLSFSTFNFKAASLNLSPFFIRSYKGASHEAACLSTSSPDGVSLVGKEQYGVETHTYRYDGSSTNFGSSILFREKRVLDAFDDEYGGVVVNPEKLPSDTDVFVSILRSSLSLWRTEGKKGIWLKLPVEKCDLVPIAIREGFQYHHAERGYVMMTYWIPDEPCMLPANASHQVGVGGFVMNDKNEVLVVQEKHCAPELAGLWKLPTGFILESEEIFSGAVREVKEETGIDTEFLEVIAFRHAHNVAFEKSDLFFICMLRPVSSDIKIDDLEVQAAKWMALREFVEQPLIKGDNMFKKIIDMCIARMGKRYCGLSVHKVVSKFDNRLSSLYYNVVDDQRLGCSSHDSCTST